The sequence CTTCCCGGACGTAGAGTTGCCGGGGAAAATGACCATTGTCGGTGTATTCGTCTTTGGCCCACCCCCACTCGGCGCATTCTTTCCGAAACCAGTCAGGCAGTTCAGTGTCGTTTTGCGCAAAGTAAAACAAGCCCTCCGTATAGTCACGAAGCCGTTGGGCAAAGCGGTCCCGCCATTCCCAGCCCGAGGTTGGATAAGGCCAGTTTTCTTCCGGTAAATCCGTTGAAATAAAAGCGTGGTGTTGGTTATTGCCATCATTCTTCCCGTTGGGCAGTTTAACCATATTCGTCAGCCAGGCAATACCTTTCGGCATACCGGGCATGTCGGGCAGCAAACCGGCTTTGGCCCGTCGCTGATTTTCGGCCCTCTGCGCGTCGGTCAGTTTCATCATGGCAACACCCGTATACGTTCCCGTTTTGACATCGTTGATCAACGATACGTATTCCTCCCGATTGTAACGAGCCGGTTTCTGAATTTTCACCCGAATCTTCGGATCGTTCGTTACGCAAAGCCGGTAATTATACGATTGAACGGCATTATCGCCCTGAAACGTCGAGCCCGGCCCTTCCGGTCCGGCCCAGTATTTATACACCCGCCCGGCTCCTACTTCATTGTAGTCAGATTTCCCTTCTCTGCCAAGAAAGAACGGAACGCCTGCGGCCGCAATCAAATCCCCTTCGTAGGTGGCATCGATAAAAAAACGTCCCCGGTATGTTTCTGTCTTTTTCGTGTTTCGATCGATTACCCGAATGCCTTCAATCTTATTGTTCTGAATCGTTAGATTTTCAGGTTCAAAGTCGAATTGCCGCATGGTCAAAACGGTAGCGTTGGGGCTTTCTTTCAGAAAATCAGCGAAGATTTTGGCGGCTACCGACGGTTCGAAATGGTAACCATCCGAGCAATCTTTCACCTGTTGTGAATCGGCACCGTATTTCCCGACATAATACGCCTTGATGCGCTGAACAAATTCAAGAAACAAGCCACCGGTGGCACCGCGGGTGGCAATGTCGGTAGCGCCAAGTCCATTGGCCGGTAAGCCGCCAATGTGGGCCGTCCGCTCCAGAATCAGCGATTTTTTACCCAGTCGGGAGGCCGCTACTGCCGCCATAATCCCGCCGGGTGTTCCGCCCACGATGATCAGGTCATAGTCGTTTTCAGCGAGCGGGATGGCATCGCCAGCGTGGAGTTCGGCGAGCCCAGTTGTGAAGGCAAGGCCGCTCAGGCCGGATAATTTCAGAAAGTGCCGTCGGGTTGTGGGCATTTTGCGTCAACGAAATTAAATGAAAAGCTTTTTAGTAACCGGGGTTCTGGGTGAGCGCTTTATTTGTCACCGTTTCGATATACGGAATCGGCCACAGATAATCCCGCTCAGGTTTAAAGATCCGGACTTCGACCACCCGCATATCGGCTTTGTTGGGAACCGTACTGTAATCAGGTGTTCCGTTCGCGTCGATACTGGGGGCTGTAGCCAGCAGTCCTTTTGGAATTCGGCCCAGAAAATTGCCCGCCAGCAGTTTGTCGGCCAGTTTCCAGCGACGAATGTCCATCAATCGAAAGCCTTCGTTGGTCAATTCATACTTACGTTCCTTACGAATAACCGAGCGCAGTTCAGCCTGGGTTTTACCCGTTTTGATGGCAGGCATATTGACCGTCGGGCGCTGACGAACCGCGTTGATGGCATCATAGACCGACTGATCGATCTGGTTAGCTTCGATTTTCGCTTCGGCATAGATGAGCAGCACTTCGGCATACCGGATCAGCGTGACGTTCAGCTCCGAATTACTGCGGTCATCTTTGTCGGTCATATCGGTGTATTTGCGCCAGCAATAACCGGTGTAGGTGGCAAACGCATGAATCGCATCCTGGTTGTCGACCCGGGCACCGGTGGTGTAGTTAATCGTCTTGACGCTGTCTTTGTGGGTTTCAAACTTGAAATTGAAGTAGTTGGAGCCCGGCACAGCCACTGTAAAATCCAGTCGCGGGTCGCGGTTTTTGAACGGATCTTTCGGATTGTAAAGGGGTGATTTATCGATCGACAAGCCGTCTGTGCACTCGTAGGAATCGATCAGGATCTGACCCGGCACTTTATTAGATGCGCCCTGCGCATTTCGTGACAGGAAATTCTGGGGTGTACTGTGGATGACTGTACTTGTTTTCAAATACTGCAAGGCAAAGATAATTTCATTCGATGTCTGCCCTTTGTAGGAGAATAGCTCGCCATAGTTGGGATGCAGCTTGTGCACGTTCAGATCCATCACATCCTTGGCCGCTTTGGCCGCAACATCCCACTTTGCGTTGTACAAGGCTGTTCGGGCTTTGGTAGCCAGGGCGGCACCTTTGGTAGCCCGGCCAACATTTTTGGCATCATAACTTACCGGCAGATCCTTGGCCGCGTCATCCAGTTCGCTCAAAATAAACGTGACGCAGTCTTCCTTACTGCCTTTGGGTACCTGCGAGTCCGACAGTCCTACGGTTTTGGTAACCAGCGGCACACCTCCGAACAATTCGATCAGGTAATGGTACATGTAGGCGCGGACAAATCGGGTTTCTGCCCGGTAACGGGCTTGCAGCGTTGCATCCATTTTGCCATCCAGCTTACCCATATTGTCCAGAATGAAATTACAGCGGCCGATAATTTTATACGAGTTGTCCCAGACAGATTTCACAAATCCGTTGTTGCTATCGTGGCTACCTTTCCCGAGCTGTTGCAGGGTGCTGTTGTTCCGATCCCAGCCGAGATCAGTACAATCATCGAGCAGTAGTTGGGTAGGCATTGCATCGGTGGGATGAAAGTTCATGCCTTTGTAACAGCCGTTTACGGCCAGTTCGAGTTCGCTGGCATTGGCAAAATAAGACTGATCGGCCGGGCCTTCCAGCGGAAAACGTTCGAGGTAATCTTCGCAGGCTGTCGTGCTCAGCATCAGGCAAGCCAGCAAAAACCAGTAGTGTATCTTTTTCATTCGTTATGATGTCTTTGAAAGTAGCTATAAATCACGCAGATCTTAGAAGCTGGCATCGATCCCAAAACTGACCATTTTTACCTGCGGATAACTGCGTCCCGTACCGACCGGCGACTCAACGTCGTAGCCGTTCCAGAATTTATCCCAGGTCAGCAGGTTTTGGCCGTTGACGAAAACCCGTACGTTATTGATGCCGGCCCGCTGGGTCAGTGCTGTGGGGAGCGAATAACCGAGCTGAATGTTTTTCAGACGCAGATAGGCGGCATTTCGCAACCAGAAGCTGGAGATCTTTTCGTTGTTCGATTCGCTGAAAGCCAGGCGCGGAAACGTTGCGTTCGGATTTTCCGGCGTCCAGTGATCCTTGTGCTGTTCCTGCACAGTTCCACCGAGGAAAAACGGCATGATGCCCTGCTCGTTCAGCAGCCCGTCGGCCTGGCCAACTCCCTGGAGCACGATGTTCAGGCTAAAGCCTTTGTAATACCCATTCAGCGTAGTCCCATACGTAAACCGGGGAATCGTGCTTCCAAGTACTACGTTGTCGTCACCGTTGATAATGCCGTCGCCGTTCTGGTCTTTGTATTTAATGTCGCCGGGTTTGATCACCCCAAATTGCTGGGCATGGGCAGATACTTCGTCGGCCGTCTGGAAAAGGCCCTCCGCCTGCAAACCGTAAATGGAGCCGATCGGATACCCTTCCCGATTAACGGTCAAACCAGTCTGATTGACTCCCCGCAGATCGACTACTTTATTTTTTACGTCCGAAAGATTAAATCCGATATCGTAGCGAAAATCCCGGACAGCACCTTTGTACGTCAAACCCAGTTCCCAGCCCTTGTTTTCGACGATACCCGCATTTTGATACGGTGGGTTTAATCCAATAATCGTTGGTACATCCAGCCGGAGCAAAATGTCGCGCGTTTGCTTGTTGTAATAATCCGCCGTAATGGACAATCTTGAAAATAATGTTGCATCCAGACCGATATCTGACATCTCGGTAGTTTCCCAAGAAATATCGGAGTTGGCCAGCGTATTCAGCGCCACTACGTTGACGATCTGTTTGCCCAGCGAATAGGGGCCAAATTGCAGTGACGACATAAACGGATAATTACCGCCAGGAATATTCTGATTGCCCAATTGTCCCCACGACCCGCGCACTTTCAACTCATTGACAACCTTCAGCAGTGGCTGCATGAATGATTCCTGCGATATGCGCCATCCCGCCGATACTGATGGAAAAAATCCGTATCTATGTCCACTTGCGAACCGGGACGAACCGTCATAACGAGCATTGGCTTCCAGCAGGTACTTTTGCTTGTAATCATAGTTTACACGACCAAAAAGGGACTGGAGCGCCCATTCCGATGCGCCACCCGTCGTCCGCTGGATGTCGGAAGCCCCCGCATTGATTACCTGATAGTCAGGCAGTAAATACCCTTCCCGATAGGCCGAGTTGTTATCGTTTCGGAAATCCTCACGGGAAAAACCAACCAGAACTTTCAATCCGTTTTCGCCGTAGGTTTTATCGAACGTAAGGGTTCCTCGCAGGGTGGTGTACAACGATTGGTTGGTCGACTCTGTCAGGGAGCTTTTGGCTGGTGCCAGGAAACTCAGTGTACCATCTGGTTTGTATGCCTGGATAGCCTTGTTAAAGTTCTTATCGGTCGATAAAGCGAACTTCGGTGCGTAGGCCACCTCAGCCGTCAGCCCTTCGATGGGTTTATAAACCAGAGCGGCATTCACCAGCACATAAGGGCTATTATTTTTCTTCGTACCCCCATCCCGCGACATGGCAATTGGGTTATCGCCGTTCCAGCCGTCGCCCCAGGTGCCGTTGGAGTTGATACCGATCTGATTGGCTGGAATCCGGTTCATCCAGTGAAATACCTCTTCGGAACCCCGTCCCGGCTCAATTGTCGTAGCGGCCACAAGTTGCAGGTCGGCACGGGCGCTGAATTTCTGCGAAAACTGAATATCCGTATTATTGCGCAAGGTGAACCGCTTGAAACTGGAGTTTGCAATAATCCCTTTCTGATCCAGATATCCGACCGATGTCAGGAAACGAATCTTTTCGCTCCCACCATTCACGCTCAAAAAATGGCTCTGTTGTAAACCGGAGCCCGTAAGTACTTCCTTTTGCCAGTCGGTATCCGGATATAAATCACGATTGGTCGACCCTTCGGTCCGGTATTTCTGGATCAGGGCATCGGCATACAAAGGCGAACGACCCACATTGACATAGGCTTCATTGGTCATCACCATGTGGTGGATCGCATTCGCCATTTTGGGCAGATTGGTGGGTGTCTGCCAGCCGATGTAGTTATTGTAATTAACTGATATCCGGCTTCCTTTGGCCCGTTTTGTCGTTACCAGAATAACGCCATTGGCTGCCCGGGCGCCATAAATCGAACCCGAAGCCGCATCTTTAAGAATAGAGACCGACTCAATCAGGTTTGGGTCGATGCTATTTATTGAGCCTTCGATACCATCAATCAAAACCAGCGGGTCGGGACTACTCCCATTTTCGCCCCCGATGGTTCCAACGCCCCGAATCCGAATCGTTCCGCCATCGCCACCTGGCCTGCCTGACCGCTGAAACACGGTCACACCCGGCATTAACCCCTGCAGAGCGGCCGATGTCTGTCCAACGGGCCGGCGGGTTATCTCTTCACTGGAAATAGACGACACGGCCCCCGTCAGGTTTACTTTTTTCTGGGTTCCGTACCCCACAACGACCACCTCCGACAGTGCTTTGGTGTCGGTTGCGAGCTTTACACCGATGGTGGTACGCTTACCAACCAATACTTCCTGCGACAGGTAGCCGACAAAGCTGAACACCAGCACGGCATTCTCGTCTGGAACATTCACCTGATAAAAGCCCTTGCTGTCGGTGTTCGTACCACGCGTCGTACCTTTCAGGATTACGCTCACGCCCGGCAAAACAGCTCCCGTTTCGTCCGTTACAGTTCCGTTAACGCTCAGATCGGCCACATCTGTTTGTTGTGGCACGGGTTGCTGCGACACATGAATAACGGTTGGTTCGTCGGATTGAGCAGTCTGCTTACTGGATTCTGCCGGTTCTGCTTCCTCGTTTGAAACCGTTGATTTTTCGCGCCGGGCTTCGGTAATCACGTAGGTATCTTTCCGAATTTTCCGAACCCGTAAACCCGTATGCTTCAGGAGCTGGTGCAGGTTTTTCTCCAGCGATAGATTCAGATTCAAGGCATCTGCGGAGACGTTTTTGCCGACCATGATCTGGTCTTCAAAGACAATTTCGACCCGATAATGACGCTGCAAATCGAGTAAAACATTTTTGAGTTGCGTCTGAATGCTTCGGCCGGCGGACCGTTGCAAAACCTGCGCCGACGCGAGTGTCTGGCTAAAGACGTTTATAGGATAACCTGTCAATAAAACAGCCAGAAAACTTAAGTGGTAAACGGTTTTCTTCATGTGGTCTAATCGTATAAAGAGGCAGAATAATTAGTTGTCTTTCAGGAGAAGGGTATTTTCGGTGGAATCGACACGGAGCCGGGATGTCGCTGTCAGCAGTTCCAGAAGTTCATTACCGGTCCGGGCACGGAAATTCCCGGAGATGGTTCGGTGGGCAAGCGAGTCATCCGTAATTTCTACGTTAACCCCGAAGTGTTCGCCAATCAGATAGCAGACTTCCCACAAAGAGGTATTCCGGAAAAGGAACAGATGCTCCTGTTGTGCGGTCAGTGCCTTCACCGGGGCCAGTTTTCGTAGTTGAATCGTACCCTGCTGACTCAACATCACCATTTCACCGGGCTTCATCATTACCTGCTGTTCCTTCGTTGCTGTTTTGTAATCGACCCGGATTTTTCCACGGTCCAGCACGACGTTGGTCCTTTGCTTTCGGGCATACACTGTAAATTCCGTACCCAGCACTTCGACCTGAAACTGATCAGACGTTTTAACCACAAATCGCTGGTGATCTGGCTTGTGTGTTACCGAAAAACGACCTTCACCCGTTAGCTGTACCTGCCGGACATCATTCTGAAAACCAAAGCGGGGTACCCGAAGTGACGAATTGGGTTTCAGGTTAACATCGGTACCATCTTCGAGCCGGATGGTCTGCTCCTGACCGGCAGTTGTCTGATAGGTTTGGTACAGGAATCTGTTTCGCAATGGGCTTAAAGCAAGGCCAAGGACGATCAAAACCGTTGCTGCCACCAGAAAGGGTTTCCATCCCCACAATTGAACTGGTGAATGTCGCATCGACACCGGGTTTTCGACTGCTTCCGGCGCTTCGACCTGATCCAGGCGTTGCGTCAGTTTGTCAAATGCCGCTTCCTGATCGGGTAAAAACTGCAGCGAACGCATTTCCCATTCGAGCAGCCAGCCATGGAAGGTTTCGGCATTGTCTGGATTTTTCAGCCATTCCTCAACCAGTTGTCGTTCGAGCGGGTTGGCCTGTCCAGCCAGATAGGTGAACAGGTTATGTTTCGATAACGAATGATTCATATTCGTAGAATTTGAACGAGAGACTTCGAAAGCCGTATTCCCCCTTAGTTCACTAGAAAAAAAGATTGAGTAAACAAAGCAGCAGGGTCCATTCTTCCCGCAATGTCTGGCGTAAGTGTTTGAGGGCCTTGGAGATGTGAACTTCAACGGTTCGGGGCGAAATCTGCAATTCAGCAGCGATCTCGTCGTATTTTTTGTTCTCGAACCGGCTCATCAGAAAGACCCGGCGACATTGGACGGGCAACTGACTAATGGCCTCATTGACAGCCAAAAAGAGGTTATTGAAATGAACTTCCGAATCGGGCTGCGGCTGGTTGCTCGGCAAATGATTTTCAGTGGCCGACTCGATCGAATCTGTTTTGCCGAATTCTTTGCGCAGGTGCGTATAGGCCTCGTTTCGAACCGCCGTGAACAAGTAACTGATGTAAGACGAGTGTATTTTCCGATAAGCCTCCGATCGGTAGAACTGATAAAATACTTCACTTACCAGATCTTCCGCCAGTTGCCGGGAATACACAAACCGGACCGCATGGCTGCACAATGGCGTATAATACTGCCTGAACAGTAACTCAAATCCTTTGCGTGGCTCCTGTTCAAAAGCTTTTCGCAGAAAAAGTTCTGAATCATATACCGTCGACATCGGCTTTTCTCCGTTTACTGAGGGCGAAGACCAGGGGTCGGGCGAGGGGTTAGTAGACAATACGGTAAAGGTAGCCATTGACTCGGAATTGCTTAAACGAATCAAAGACTTAATTGCACAATTTTACCCTTACTGGTTTTCAAAAGAAAGTGATTTTTTTCTCAAAAAACGTCAAATAAACGAGTTGAGGGGGGTCAACTTCAATCTGTTTCTCTAATTTGACTAACCAATTTGACATAGTTAATAGCTCCTGCTTTGTTTTGAGCCAAGCGTGTTTTTTCGTACCAACAGCAGAAGCCTGAGTCATAGGGCTCAGGCTTCTGCTGTTGGTATATGTTGATCTCAAACGCTTTTATGAAGGAACTTACCATTTACAAACCAGCATCTGGCAAATCAGCGATCGTTGCCCTTGTTGCGCCAAAAATTTCACCCGTAGTGGCATTCTGTACAAAGCCGATGACCTCCCAGTCCTGCTGATTAAAATAGGCAGGAAGTTTAATTGTGCTCTGTCCTTTTTTTTGCTGGGTTAAGCTCATCTGATACAATCCGTGTACAATCTGAGCATGGGACAGCGTGCGCCCGCTATTTTCACCACTGCGTACTTTACTACTGGCCATTTTTTGCACAACAGCCAGCAGTAGCCGATCGGAAGTTGTCCCTCCGGTTACCTGATAATTTACGGTCAAGCTTTCACCATTCTGCTGGGCCTTGAGTGTAACACTAGCTAACGATTCGGTTGTTAATGACCTGTTTAAGGCTTTGCGAAGAGCCGTTTCGTCTGACCCAACATAGCCAGCTTTCCCGTTTATGATAACCTGTGGTGTATAAATCTGCGGTTCGTTGAGCCAATGGCTGTACGCTACCTGCCGCCGGGAATACTCGGAATTACTGAATCTGTCCTTCCAACCCAGGCGATCCCAATAGTCGACGTGATAAGCCAGTACATAAACAGGTTTGTCTTGAGCTTCTTTTTGAATAGTAGCCAGCAAATCATCCGCAGCCGGGCAGCTTGAACAACCTTCGGAAGTAAACAGCTCGATCAGGGCAAATCCTTTACCACCAACAGGCGGTTCAATTTTCGTTTTACCGTTAATAAAGTCATTTACTAGTAGAACCAACATCAAAAGGCTGGCAATGAATGTCAAAACGTTAATGGATTTCATGGTTTCAGTTTTATTTTTTTTACTCAGCAATAGTCTGGTCAAAGCCTCAAGCTCAGCACCAATCGGATGACTGGACTGGTATTGTGGGTGTAATTTGAACCTCGCCAATCAATAACCGTCAACGTCAAAAATTGCCTTGGCAAAGGCTTTGGGGGCTTCCTGGGGAACATTGTGGCCAATGTCTTTCAGGATTCGGTGCGAATACTTGCCGGTGAATTTCTTTTTATAAGATGCTCCGTCGGCGGCCGCTCCATCGAAATCACTGGCAATAGTAATCGTAGGCACCGAAATGACAGGACCGGCAGAAAGTCGGCTTTCCAGATCGTCATAGTTCGATTCGCCTTCAGCCATACTCAGACGCCAGCGGTAATTGTGGATCACAATGGCGACGTGATCCGGGTTGTCGAAAGAGGTTGCGGTGCGCTTGAAGGTGGCTTCATCGAAGTCCCATTTCGGGGAGGCATTTTTCCAGATGAGCTTGTTAAACTCATACCGATTTTCGCTGTAGCCGAGTTTGCCGCGCTCTGTAGTGAAATAATACTGATACCACCATCCA comes from Spirosoma aureum and encodes:
- a CDS encoding RNA polymerase sigma-70 factor, yielding MATFTVLSTNPSPDPWSSPSVNGEKPMSTVYDSELFLRKAFEQEPRKGFELLFRQYYTPLCSHAVRFVYSRQLAEDLVSEVFYQFYRSEAYRKIHSSYISYLFTAVRNEAYTHLRKEFGKTDSIESATENHLPSNQPQPDSEVHFNNLFLAVNEAISQLPVQCRRVFLMSRFENKKYDEIAAELQISPRTVEVHISKALKHLRQTLREEWTLLLCLLNLFF
- a CDS encoding FecR domain-containing protein, which codes for MNHSLSKHNLFTYLAGQANPLERQLVEEWLKNPDNAETFHGWLLEWEMRSLQFLPDQEAAFDKLTQRLDQVEAPEAVENPVSMRHSPVQLWGWKPFLVAATVLIVLGLALSPLRNRFLYQTYQTTAGQEQTIRLEDGTDVNLKPNSSLRVPRFGFQNDVRQVQLTGEGRFSVTHKPDHQRFVVKTSDQFQVEVLGTEFTVYARKQRTNVVLDRGKIRVDYKTATKEQQVMMKPGEMVMLSQQGTIQLRKLAPVKALTAQQEHLFLFRNTSLWEVCYLIGEHFGVNVEITDDSLAHRTISGNFRARTGNELLELLTATSRLRVDSTENTLLLKDN
- a CDS encoding FAD-dependent oxidoreductase, with amino-acid sequence MPTTRRHFLKLSGLSGLAFTTGLAELHAGDAIPLAENDYDLIIVGGTPGGIMAAVAASRLGKKSLILERTAHIGGLPANGLGATDIATRGATGGLFLEFVQRIKAYYVGKYGADSQQVKDCSDGYHFEPSVAAKIFADFLKESPNATVLTMRQFDFEPENLTIQNNKIEGIRVIDRNTKKTETYRGRFFIDATYEGDLIAAAGVPFFLGREGKSDYNEVGAGRVYKYWAGPEGPGSTFQGDNAVQSYNYRLCVTNDPKIRVKIQKPARYNREEYVSLINDVKTGTYTGVAMMKLTDAQRAENQRRAKAGLLPDMPGMPKGIAWLTNMVKLPNGKNDGNNQHHAFISTDLPEENWPYPTSGWEWRDRFAQRLRDYTEGLFYFAQNDTELPDWFRKECAEWGWAKDEYTDNGHFPRQLYVREGRRMKGKYIFKALDAQPVRPGERPPLHPDSITASHYALDSHAVRKREAGRIHLDGFISYPSAVYTVPFRVIVPDSPLENLLAPVPASATHIGFSTLRMEPCWMALGQAAGTAAALCVQKSQSVHELAVPELQSALLQQKAILVYSKGMATTDPNFEANQLETLNGK
- a CDS encoding DUF1223 domain-containing protein, producing MKSINVLTFIASLLMLVLLVNDFINGKTKIEPPVGGKGFALIELFTSEGCSSCPAADDLLATIQKEAQDKPVYVLAYHVDYWDRLGWKDRFSNSEYSRRQVAYSHWLNEPQIYTPQVIINGKAGYVGSDETALRKALNRSLTTESLASVTLKAQQNGESLTVNYQVTGGTTSDRLLLAVVQKMASSKVRSGENSGRTLSHAQIVHGLYQMSLTQQKKGQSTIKLPAYFNQQDWEVIGFVQNATTGEIFGATRATIADLPDAGL
- a CDS encoding SusC/RagA family TonB-linked outer membrane protein gives rise to the protein MKKTVYHLSFLAVLLTGYPINVFSQTLASAQVLQRSAGRSIQTQLKNVLLDLQRHYRVEIVFEDQIMVGKNVSADALNLNLSLEKNLHQLLKHTGLRVRKIRKDTYVITEARREKSTVSNEEAEPAESSKQTAQSDEPTVIHVSQQPVPQQTDVADLSVNGTVTDETGAVLPGVSVILKGTTRGTNTDSKGFYQVNVPDENAVLVFSFVGYLSQEVLVGKRTTIGVKLATDTKALSEVVVVGYGTQKKVNLTGAVSSISSEEITRRPVGQTSAALQGLMPGVTVFQRSGRPGGDGGTIRIRGVGTIGGENGSSPDPLVLIDGIEGSINSIDPNLIESVSILKDAASGSIYGARAANGVILVTTKRAKGSRISVNYNNYIGWQTPTNLPKMANAIHHMVMTNEAYVNVGRSPLYADALIQKYRTEGSTNRDLYPDTDWQKEVLTGSGLQQSHFLSVNGGSEKIRFLTSVGYLDQKGIIANSSFKRFTLRNNTDIQFSQKFSARADLQLVAATTIEPGRGSEEVFHWMNRIPANQIGINSNGTWGDGWNGDNPIAMSRDGGTKKNNSPYVLVNAALVYKPIEGLTAEVAYAPKFALSTDKNFNKAIQAYKPDGTLSFLAPAKSSLTESTNQSLYTTLRGTLTFDKTYGENGLKVLVGFSREDFRNDNNSAYREGYLLPDYQVINAGASDIQRTTGGASEWALQSLFGRVNYDYKQKYLLEANARYDGSSRFASGHRYGFFPSVSAGWRISQESFMQPLLKVVNELKVRGSWGQLGNQNIPGGNYPFMSSLQFGPYSLGKQIVNVVALNTLANSDISWETTEMSDIGLDATLFSRLSITADYYNKQTRDILLRLDVPTIIGLNPPYQNAGIVENKGWELGLTYKGAVRDFRYDIGFNLSDVKNKVVDLRGVNQTGLTVNREGYPIGSIYGLQAEGLFQTADEVSAHAQQFGVIKPGDIKYKDQNGDGIINGDDNVVLGSTIPRFTYGTTLNGYYKGFSLNIVLQGVGQADGLLNEQGIMPFFLGGTVQEQHKDHWTPENPNATFPRLAFSESNNEKISSFWLRNAAYLRLKNIQLGYSLPTALTQRAGINNVRVFVNGQNLLTWDKFWNGYDVESPVGTGRSYPQVKMVSFGIDASF
- a CDS encoding RagB/SusD family nutrient uptake outer membrane protein, whose protein sequence is MKKIHYWFLLACLMLSTTACEDYLERFPLEGPADQSYFANASELELAVNGCYKGMNFHPTDAMPTQLLLDDCTDLGWDRNNSTLQQLGKGSHDSNNGFVKSVWDNSYKIIGRCNFILDNMGKLDGKMDATLQARYRAETRFVRAYMYHYLIELFGGVPLVTKTVGLSDSQVPKGSKEDCVTFILSELDDAAKDLPVSYDAKNVGRATKGAALATKARTALYNAKWDVAAKAAKDVMDLNVHKLHPNYGELFSYKGQTSNEIIFALQYLKTSTVIHSTPQNFLSRNAQGASNKVPGQILIDSYECTDGLSIDKSPLYNPKDPFKNRDPRLDFTVAVPGSNYFNFKFETHKDSVKTINYTTGARVDNQDAIHAFATYTGYCWRKYTDMTDKDDRSNSELNVTLIRYAEVLLIYAEAKIEANQIDQSVYDAINAVRQRPTVNMPAIKTGKTQAELRSVIRKERKYELTNEGFRLMDIRRWKLADKLLAGNFLGRIPKGLLATAPSIDANGTPDYSTVPNKADMRVVEVRIFKPERDYLWPIPYIETVTNKALTQNPGY